The Panicum hallii strain FIL2 chromosome 5, PHallii_v3.1, whole genome shotgun sequence genome contains the following window.
CTTCTGCGTCGTCGGGCATGTCCTCCTCGACGCCGATGCGAGCGATGAGCTCGATCTCGCTCTCCTTcggcgggggagggggaggcggcggcggcggcgcggaatcCTGAGGCTGCGGCCGtttcgccgccgcctgcccgcgccgTATCTTGCGCAACCCGCGGATTCCAGCGAGAAACCCCGCGAACGGCGGCGTCGCCGCTAGCGAGGGCTCGTGGGTGGCCGTGAGCCCGCGCCAGGAGAGCAGCGATGCCGCGGGTGCCGCGGGGGttaggggcggggcggcggccgcggaacGGAGCAGCGCCGCGCCGGGGAGGGGCGCCGGGGGCGGGATCCGCAGGGGCGAGCGCGAGGCGAGCGGGAGCGCGCGCGACACGATGCGCGCCATGGCCGTTCTCGCGCTCGTGCCCGCAGTCGTGTGGCGGCGCGGGAGCGAGGGAGGGGGAGGAATGGGTTAGGGGGGAGGGGTTTTGCTGGGTTTCGTTTGATTTTTGATTCGTGGGGTACCTGTTTCCTACCCTTTCCACCCTCCCACATTGCTGTGTGTTGCTTGCTCGTGCACTTCAGACTTTCGGTGCACAAGCAAGTTCTAACACCTTTCCATTGCTTCATACACGCTCGCTCATCTATTCCGGCTCCGGTCTGTCTGGATATGGCTGTTTGGCGTGCTCGATTGGTTGATTCGTCGTTTGGATATCCCACGGAATATATCCCAGTGAGTGAACAAAACGCAAGCATGGAATGTGCAGAGAAACAGCGATCGCAGTACACCACACATTGCAGTCCAGGCATAACTTGGCAAAGTCGGACGCAAATTCACAATGAACCAAGAGACGACGTTCAAATccttcaagctttggtaacaCGGGTGCATCTCACGAGTCACAGATGGCACAAAATTGTCAAGAATTAATGGAATTGAGGTCATGGTTGGCTCCCGTTGGCTGGAACCTGGAATTGCCTCTTTATTCCAAGGGAACAATGGTGCAACTGAATCACAAGTTTTCGAGGAAAAACAAGGATAGTCGACGCATTCACAACTCTACACTCAAGGACTGCAACCTCTATGTATATGCACACAACTTTCTTACCGATGGCATTGGCATGGCTATAGATACTCCGCAGCTTCTACAAACCTATTTGGCTGATGGCCTATCGGGGAAGACGTTACCTAGCACGCGCGAACCTCTGTGAACCGGCTTGGTGCTGGCACACAGCTGCTGTTATTAAGTTTCAGGGAGCCAAAGAGACAGGACAATCTCCTCATGATGGGCCTGCGAGTGGCTGCTTCCAATGCGTTCGTTCTGATATCGACATACTTATCATAGCCCTCAAGATCTGCTTCTGTTATAAGGACCGCATCGATGCACTCAGTGGGGCTGGCTGGTCTATGTAGCATAATTTGGGTTAGTGGTAAACCGCTGTCTTCGTAATCAAACTCCATTGCATGGTACTCATCATTTTCTGTGTTTGCGCGACAAGCTTCAACGGCTTCTAGGAAAGTGCCCAGGTTTGTACTTCGTACTGGAAGTTGTCCAGTGACGAGAGTCCTAAATGTGTTAATAGCCTGCGAATTGTGTCAGTTGTCATGAAGCATCTTAGCACGTCTGTTATAATTACTTAGAATGCAATCACAAAAGAGACTTCATACCTGCCACTGCGATGGTGCCAAAAGTACTCTAGGCCTAATGGATCGGACATGATCCAAAGCTGCTTCAGGGGTCATGCTCCtgtatttaatctacaacaaGAGGATTGTCATCAGGAAACTAATAGGGGGCATTATTGAGTCCAAATACAAATGAAGTCCATCCTACCAAGTAGCACAATACAATAGTGGTGCTACGTCCTCTTCCAGCTTTACAGTGGACATAGGTAGTGCCACCTTGTGATGCATTCCCTGAAAAACAGGCAGCTAAATATTGAATCTACCGATTCGAGATGCACGTAGATTGTTGTTTGTCACATACAAATTAAGAATTTTGGTCAAGAAAAACACAGATGTGCTTTGGTAGGATAGAGTTCCAGTTTGTTTGAACGACAGACAGACACTATGTAATGGCTAGCCTACTTCCAATATTTTCATTGGCAGATGTACGATAATACCTAATTGTCATGCATGACGTCATATACAACGACATCTAACAGAACCTTAGTACTCCTGAAGTTGGGGAATGCGCTGTGCATTTAAAGATAGCGATGCAATTTCTGTGTAGCCATACCTACTACATCAGAATCTAGTTGGCAATAGATATTTGATTCCCCAAATATTAGTTTACCATTTGCTCATAAGATATAACCCGCTTTCCTTATCAGAGTTAAGTGCCACCTGCTCTGCTTCCCTAAATTTGAGTCTAGCTCTCCTTCCTATAATTCAATATCTACTCATTGAAGAAAATATTCCATAATAAAATGTAGCATAGATACCAGGCAAAAAAGAATGTCAAACTAATCAGGGCTGGGGTTATGTACTTATGTTTAAGGAAGAGTGAATTTCCCTCGTGTACTTTTTTCACAAATGTAAACAAGAAAGGCTGATAACTTACGGTGGATGAAATCTATGGCTTGAGAAATATCCTCGAGCGAAGGTGCAAACAGATAATCTCTTGTTGGAATTACCAGGTGCTCAATCTCATGGGCCTACAAAAAAGACGTGTGTTGTTACTCATGGCGTATACTTGTTTTGCTCCCTGCATATGCACAACAACTCAGTTGACAGTGCTCTAAACTCTGAACCAGCCATAACACAGATGTAATTGCACTCTAGTCCAAAGATTCGAACATGACAACTCTACCAAACTTTAAACACAGACGAAGTCACGCAAATGCAACTACCAAACAAATGGAATAGTTACCTGGAATAAAGATGTTGGGACAAGAGTCTCATAAGGTTCACTCAACGTTACAACTCCTTGAACTCCAAGTTGCTTCAAACGTGGAACATCACTTGGAAACGGGACGGCGCCAAGTAAAATGATCTGGATGGAGCATGAAAAACCATGTGGCATTTTTAGAGTGCACAATACAGGAATAGAAATTTAGAATACTAGGTTCTGTGAAACAAAAATGAAACAACTAACAACACCAATCGAGGTCATAACTGGACATTTCCTTTTGCTAATAGTGTTAAGGCAGTGCTCTGTGGTCCTAGCTATGTGCATATCCATCCAAGCATTCACGGTGCCAAATAGGGTACCAAAATACTATGGGATGAGCTGACACTAACATACATGTTGACGGATAACTACCCACAATCTGATTACAACCGGGTTGAATTGGAAAACTGACAAAGCACGAGAACAATCACTGCTCACAGGAGGAAATAAGGCGCTAGATTTCCCAACTGTTGAGTAAAAATTATTCTTAAGCGCATTACTACGAGGCTAACGACGCAAAGGCAAAAAAAAACATAGGAGATGACACAATTTCAGAGGGGAAATACGATAGAAAAAAAAATACCCAACTACCCAAGCATGACAAATCCAACACCAACACTCATTGTACTGATTCCACAGAAACAGGTCAACAACCACACTGCCACTCGCAAGCAAATTAAAGCAGAGCCTATAGTAATAACATCCAGAATAACCACGCAATCTGCGCAGAACAAATTGAAGCAAGGAAGGACTACCTGGTCGACGCGATCCCACCACCGGAAGTCCGCCTCGAACCGGTTGCGCAGGACGTTGTACAGCAGCGTCGGGTAGAACAGCACCCtcgcgccggcgccgacgagCGCGCGCTTCGCCTTCAACCGTatgacctcctcctcctcctgctgctcctGCTGCCTCGCCAGCACCCCGTCACCGTCTCCCAATTCGCAAATCCTCATTTCCCGCTACCAAAACAGCTCGCGAATCCTCGCCGCCTCCAGCgtcctcctctccttccaggaCGAGCAGATCCCTGGAGGCAGGGAGATGGGTGAAAAAAACGTGGATCGAGAGGGGAGGGGAGTGGCCGGCCTTGCTCGTGGTCTCTTGGCCTGGGGACGCGAGAAATGGGAAGAGCGATTTTGTCCAAAACCCCAGCAGCAGATGGCGGAATGCGGAAACAGGTGGCGCGCTGGCGCTGAGTCGGAAGGAAGCAGATCTGGCTCGCTGTTTTTTGGTTGGTGGATTTATTGGTGGGCGCGTTTCCTTCTCAGGTCCTCGTGGATTTGCGTTTTTGAATTATTGCGCCCGTTTCTTGTTGGTATGCATGTTGGTGAATAGTACACAGTATTGGTATGCAGAGATTTTTTTTTATTAAACACACACACATTGTTTGCCTTAATTCAGTCCCATGGAATGCCAGAGACTTTTTTTAGAGTTTTAGGGACGAGCCCGGCCTTTTTAAACACACATTGATATGCACCTGTTGTCGTGGTAGCGCGCCGtaagaggaaaaaaaagaaaaattaagggtgtgttcgtttctaaggtctaaagtttagacacgtgacatcaaagagaatcatatcatttagaagtattaaataaagtctaattacaaaactaattgtagaaccccagggctaattcacgagacgaatctaatgaggtatattagtccataattatcggatgattactgtagcatcactgtggtaaattatggattaattaggctcgttaaatttgtctcgcgaattagcacacaTCTatgaaaaagttttataaacagattttatttaatacttctaaatagcaagattctcgtTTGATGTGACGagactaagggtgtgttcgtttcctgaggtctaaagtttagaggggtcacatcaaagagaatcttgtcatttagaagtattaaataaagtctaattacaaaactaattgcagaaccccagggctaattcgcgagacgaatctaatgaggtatattagtccatgattagcggatgattactgtagcatcattgtggcaaattatagattaattagactcattaaatttgtctcgcgaattagcacccatctgtgcaaaaggttttgtaattagactttatttaatacttctaaatgataagattttttttgatgtgatgggtctaaaatttagagggtaggaaacgaacaggccctaAACCGGCTGTGACACTCCGTTCGCCTGATGGATGGATGCTGCCGGCTGTTGCCTTTTGGCCCCAAACCTGGGTAGGCGCGCATTTGCATGTTGTCTTTCAATGGGCGGACTATACTTTGATATGGTTCGTTCCGATCCGACGGTAGTAACAGCAGAATCAGGTCAGGTGGGTCCGTTGCCATGTTCTAGACTCTCTAGATGCTCGTGTCGCTCTCAATTTCCTGATTCCAGAAGCTTTTAATTTGGACCAAACACCTTTTCAGTTCTGGACTCTAGACGAATATATCATCCCTGCTTTTCCTGCGCGCGAGAAAACTATCTAGGGAAAACTGCGACCACGATTCAGAAGAAACACGTTTGGGCCTTCTGGCCACCGCCACCGTGAATGGACTCGATCACCCGGTCAAAAAACTAGTTCCAGAATTTGAATATCCTACGCGGCTCGCGTCCATCCGTTAACATGAACCTGGATTATTTTTTTTAACAGTTTTGCTTTGTACTTCCCGGCAGCGACATGGTCATGCACGGTGAAGCCGAAGCACGCGCACCGTCGATCTCTGCGAAACCACGTAGTGTAGCCGAAGCTTTCTGAAAAGCTAAAGGTCATGTGCCGAGATGCGCGAGAAACAGAAACCAGCCACCCGGCTCAATCCACGCGCACGCTCGTGAACTCCAGCGCCGGCTGCCCGTCGGTGGCCGGGCCCCGTCGCCGTCGGTAGAGCAAATCCGGGACAAGGCCGCCCACCGGATGACCGTACAGGTTACAATCCGATAGGGTCCTTGTTACATGTGCCATTGTCCTAGGTCCTATATATATCGTCTACTTCGCCTCAGTTCAATGTGCCTTACGTATTTCTCCCGTCGATAATCGAAAAtataaggccaccgttggaaaTAGACCACAAAAGTCAGGCAAATTAGGCTGACTCCTGCTGCATCGTTTTATAAGCGAGACTAGTATGGAAATACTAGATAGCTTGATTgttttttcctttctctttcctCGGCATAGGGCACACGACGGCGTTTACATGTAATTGTTGGATGATGCCTAATATACTAAACACTAACATAGTTTAGGTAACACTTTGACCAGCAACATTatgaaaaatatatattattaaATGGAAAAGGTTATATACATACATGTGCAATATTTTTCATAAGGAATCTAGTAATACTTTTTTTATACCATCAATCTATACAAATCTAGATATAATTAGTCACGTTAAAAAGATTTGAATTAGGGCGAACCTAATGAGCTCATATTTTACATCGGATAAAGTATTTATTTGCAAACCACTAGTAGTCGACAAGTCGACCACAAACAATCCTCGCAAGAGGAAAATCACAGAAACAATCACGCCCTGTGCGGCCATCCCATTTCATCACCAGCAACACCGGCGGCGTCACCGTCACCCCCGCCATCGTGGACAGCAGAAACCACCCCCCTCCCTCCAAAGCTCCGGACCCTTCTCCCCTTTCCCCTTCTCCACGCTTCGCTTCCGCTCCACTTCGCCCCTCGCCGACGACTATTTAAACCCGCGCTTCTTTCCCGTCGCCTTTCCGGTGAGAGGAAACCATTTTTTAACCCCCGCGAGCGACCCACACACCCACAGCCGAGAAGGGGGAGCTCGATCGAGAAGCGTCTAGTGACTCGGGGGAGTGCTCCAATGGCGTCGTCCCACATCATCCTgcccaaggaggaggaggaggagggggcggaggccgggctcggcgtggcggtggaggcggacCACGACTCCCCGGCGCAGCGCCCGTTCCAGGAGCACGCGCCCGGGAAGCCGGCGCTGCCGTTCTCGGCGACGTGCGTTCGGATCTCCCGCGACTCGTACCCGAACCTCCGCGCGCTCCGCAACGCTTCGGCCCTGGACCTCCACGACGACGACGCCGCCTTCGTCAAGCTCGAGGAGGGAGACTACGGATACGTGCTCGACGACGTCCCGCACCTCACCGACTACCTACACGACCTCCCCGTGAGCGCCGCAGCCCCCCTCCCGCGCTCCCTGCTTGCTCCGTTGCCTGATCTGTTGTTCCTGGGTGAAAATTGCTACTATGAATAGCAACGATGCGTGTGATGGGATAGTTTTGGGCTCGAGGATCTCGATTCAGCCAGCTTTCGCGTTGGTGCCATTTCAAAAGTTATTTAGATGAAGTTTTTGTTTGTTACCCGGCGGTTTTTATATTTGGAAATATCTGAGGATTGCTCGAGGCGCGAGCTGCATTTTCGGGTACTTTGGCGGCTCTTGTCAGGTGGAGGCAGCTCATGAGCTCATTAGAAATGCAATATTACTTGCCGACTTCGTATCGAAACTGAGGTTGTCGTGCGGATCTCATGCTGCTCCCTTGCGTCTGTGACTGTGTTCGTATTTGACACTTTGGCGTCTTATTTACATGCTTCTGGAAGAGTGGAAGGAATTACTTGTATTAGTTGACATCCTGTCCCTGCTGTTGCAATACTTGTCCATTCATAGGACATTCTATTTAGTTTTAAGTTTAAATGATGTCGTTTTGAAGGTGACATCACGAGCATTAAGCTAATAGTTTCCCTGTATGAATTTCCTGGCAGACTTTTCCTAATCCTTTGCAAGATCATCCGGCGTATTCAACTGTCAAGTGAGGATTTTCTTTCTATTTGACTTTTCTATATCTTTTCGATAACCTCTAATTTTGTTCGTTGTGCAATATGTAAACTGAATTTTCTGTTCACACATTCACCAGGCAGTATTTTGTCAATGCAGATGATACAGTACCTGAAAAGGTATAATGATATTGCATTTGAAGGTTCCATGTGTCAATATTGTTTGTTTGAGTGGTGTCGGTGAAATGACATGTTCTTTGTGCTACTATAGGTGGTTGTTCAGAAGAACAGTCCACGAGGAGTCCATTTCCGACGTGCTGGACCTCGTCAGAGAGTATGATGCCTTCGATATACACCTATTCCTTTTTGTGAGCAATGCATTAGACATATAATCTAACATAATATTCAAATCTCAGGTATATTTCGAATCAGAAGAAGTGAAAGCTTGCATTGTAACCTGTGGAGGCCTTTGCCCTGGGCTTAATACTGTCATCAGAGAGTTGGTGTGTGGCTTGTCTCACATGTACAACGTTAACAATGTCTTCGGAATACAGGTTTGACTTTTGAGTCGTTCCAGATTACCTATATAGATTCTGGATGATATAATGTGTCACAATTTCTTCCACAGATTTTTTAATTGGTCctttgtttctttctttctaaAAAAGATGGCAAGTCTTGATATTTCGCCTGTTAGACTCTTGCAATAAATCAATAGGAATTTTGCAAATTTGAACTCAGTTAATAATTCATTTTGGCTGCACTGTGCCGTACTAGTTGAAGGTTGGGAACTTCAGATTTTTTGTGTCTGAACATAGGTGCACAATTTTTGTGATTCACATTACCAACTGTTATGAATTTTTTGCCAGCTAGTGGTTTTGCCATGATAATGTACACATCCTGATTGCAGTGAATCGGAGAGATGAAACTTTAATTTGTACTTGTAGTCTATGCATGAAATTTTTCTGCTATCGACGTATCGTGTAACAAGCTGTAAGCAATTTTGCAGAACGGATACAAGGGTTTCTATTCGAGCAATTATCTTCCCATTACACCAAAGAGTGTGAATGATATCCACAAGCGAGGTGGTACAGTTCTTGGAACATCACGTGGTGGCCATGATACCAAAAAGATTGTTGACAACATTCAAGATCGTGGAATTAATCAGGTGTGTGCTTCTGTTGCTGATCACTAGTCTTTATATAATCCTTATTATATTGAAGGTTGAGTAAATATCCTCTGTGCCATCTAGGTGTACATTATCGGAGGAGATGGAACTCAGAAGGGTGCATATGAGATATACAAGGTAATTCCTGTCATTAGTATATCTGCGATGTGTTGTTCAGAACTTCATATGTTGTCAAACTGCACATAGAACTTCTGTACCATTGGTTCAAGTATGCTCAAGCAGTACAGACCTCAGGTGGTAGTGTTGAATGTGCTCcaaatatatgtatatgtatcaTCAAAAGTCTTTTATAGATGTATATCGTGAAGAATTTGAATCCAGAAGTTATTTTGTATTATGTTCTATTTTTACAATTACTGCAGGAAATTCGAAGACGTGGTCTACAAGTAGCTGTTGCTGGTATTCCCAAGACAATTGATAATGATATAGCGGTAATTTTTTTGGTGCCTTCAAAGAAGCTTTTGCTGCCCACATCTTGATTTGAAAGATTGTAGTGAAGAGACCTGGATCAATGCTGATTGTTTGTAAACACCTATTGTTAGGTTATAGACAAGTCATTTGGTTTTGATACTGCTGTAGAGGAGGCCCAGCGTGCCATTAATGCAGCTCACGTGGAAGCTTCAAGTGCTGAAAATGGGATAGGGTTAGTGAAGCTTATGGGTCGTTATAGTGGTTAGTTTTCCTGCCTACGATCTGAATGTTTACCCCTTTGTGCAGCATAATGGATTCCTGATTATCTTTTCTTTTCGGTTTCACTATTTCATTGCATTATCCTTACTGTGATACTTCCTTGCTGATGCAGGGTTTATTGCCATGTATGCTACTCTTGCAAGCAGAGATGTGGTGAGTTAATGGCTTCTATTTCTACCTAAACTATTCCAATCATTCTTTACTTTCTTCAAGTGTCCTGTTTTATGTGCCCTGTCGCCCTTCTGAATTCTGTTAGTATGTGAATACAACCACTAATATTCTGATACATCATTTATCTTTTTTGTAGATGGAACTAATTATTCATGTCGATCTTATGTAGGA
Protein-coding sequences here:
- the LOC112891961 gene encoding putative dual specificity protein phosphatase DSP8, which codes for MRICELGDGDGVLARQQEQQEEEEVIRLKAKRALVGAGARVLFYPTLLYNVLRNRFEADFRWWDRVDQIILLGAVPFPSDVPRLKQLGVQGVVTLSEPYETLVPTSLFQAHEIEHLVIPTRDYLFAPSLEDISQAIDFIHRNASQGGTTYVHCKAGRGRSTTIVLCYLIKYRSMTPEAALDHVRSIRPRVLLAPSQWQAINTFRTLVTGQLPVRSTNLGTFLEAVEACRANTENDEYHAMEFDYEDSGLPLTQIMLHRPASPTECIDAVLITEADLEGYDKYVDIRTNALEAATRRPIMRRLSCLFGSLKLNNSSCVPAPSRFTEVRAC